The following is a genomic window from Amycolatopsis sp. BJA-103.
AAACGCGAGGTGCTCGACTACTACCGCCGGATCGCCCCCGCCCTGCTCCCGCATCTGCGAGACCGGGCAGCCACGTTCCGCCGTTTCCCGGACGGTGTCGACGGCGAACCGTTCTACGAGAAGAACGTTTCCCGGCACGCACCCGACTGGGTGCGCACCGCGCGGCTCACCAACCGCGGCCGCCGCGGCGGTGAGGAGACGCTCGACTACCCGGTGGTCGGCGATCTCCCGACGCTGATGTGGGCGGCCAACCTCGCGGCGCTGGAACTGCACGTTCCACAGTGGACCGTCGGACCGCGTGGCGCGCGGAAATCGCCCGATCTGCTGGTGTTCGATCTCGATCCCGGCCCGCCCGCGGACGTCGTCGACTGCTGCCGGGTCGCCGAGACGCTCAGCGAGCTGCTCACCGAGGACGGGCTGACCGTCTACGCGAAGACCAGTGGCAACAAGGGAATGCAGCTGTACTGCCCGGTGCGC
Proteins encoded in this region:
- the ligD gene encoding non-homologous end-joining DNA ligase, with protein sequence MPEERITVEVEGRRLGLSNLDKVLYPAHGFTKREVLDYYRRIAPALLPHLRDRAATFRRFPDGVDGEPFYEKNVSRHAPDWVRTARLTNRGRRGGEETLDYPVVGDLPTLMWAANLAALELHVPQWTVGPRGARKSPDLLVFDLDPGPPADVVDCCRVAETLSELLTEDGLTVYAKTSGNKGMQLYCPVRTRSDERTSEYAKAVAEELARRSPETVVARMTKAIRPGRVFIDWSQNNTAKTTIAPYSLRGRAIPTVSTPVTWEEVEACRKAADLLFTADQVIERVEEMGDLFGDIAEHRAAVPAR